The proteins below come from a single Stomoxys calcitrans chromosome 1, idStoCalc2.1, whole genome shotgun sequence genomic window:
- the LOC106083481 gene encoding cytosol aminopeptidase-like, with translation MCSLMRLKALDVGNKKLYGLRSYASQAINQMIQLQHTEICADPPSRGLVLGVYAEEEDKNDTGILTAAAWRYNVQKTAGRLLEVLRMSGPMPKVGESRLLFAQETEKIPYYSAVAMIGLGKECLGYNPYEILDEQKEAIRRSVAKACMDLALLDTDRIEVENCGHAESAAEGAALGVWAYQELRDSKNRLAVPSIDLYTHKDEICDIEGWRIGLQKAAAQNLARQLQEMPSNILTPTAFAQNVVEVLCKSGVNVEVKVEGWAESQMMNAFLSVGKASCEPPIFLELSYYGTSAEERPIVLVGQGLTYDCGGICLKDKQDLFEMRGDVTGAAVVVAACRAIASLRLPVNIRGLIPVCENVMGCNAFRPGDTVQTMNGKHIKIQGTDHEDVLVLADTLLYAQNFCPKTIISVGTTSRSMHQTLGEAACGVFTNSEILWQQIKHASMHTGDRVWRLPLWWYFTSEITAGQSSDVQNYGVGTGGRPCKAAAFLREFVPCGQWMHIDATNVMTTNGRCFEYLRRGMAGRPTRTLIEFIAQSICKDTAPKPPRKGK, from the exons ATGTGTTCTCTAATGCGTCTCAAGGCTTTGGATGTGGGCAACAAGAAGCTGTATGGCCTTCGCTCTTATGCCTCGCAAGCCATTAACCAAATGATTCAACTGCAGCATACGGAAATTTGTGCAGATCCCCCCTCCAGAGGTTTGGTTTTGGGAGTCTATGCCGAGGAGGAGGACAAAAATGACACTGGCATTCTAACTGCTGCAGCCTGGAGATACAACGTCCAGAAAACTGCAGGACGTTTGCTGGAGGTTTTGCGTATGTCTGGACCTATGCCTAAGGTGGGTGAGTCACGTTTGCTCTTTGCCCAGGAAACTGAGAAAATTCCCTACTATTCGGCTGTGGCTATGATTGGCTTGGGCAAGGAATGTCTCGGCTATAATCCCTATGAGATCCTGGATGAGCAAAAGGAAGCCATACGAAGATCTGTGGCAAAGGCTTGCATGGATTTGGCCCTCTTGGATACCGACCGCATTGAGGTGGAAAATTGTGGTCATGCTGAATCGGCAGCTGAGGGAGCCGCTTTGGGTGTTTGGGCCTATCAGGAGTTAAGAGACTCTAAAAACCGCCTGGCCGTTCCCTCtatagatttgtatacccataAAGATGAGATCTGTGACATTGAAGGTTGGCGTATTGGTCTACAGAAGGCTGCAGCTCAAAATTTGGCCCGCCAGTTACAAGAAATGCCTTCGAATATTTTAACACCTACAGCATTTGCCCAAAATGTGGTGGAGGTTCTCTGCAAATCAGGTGTCAACGTAGAGGTCAAGGTTGAGGGTTGGGCTGAGAGTCAAATGATGAATGCCTTTTTGTCAGTGGGCAAGGCTTCGTGTGAACCGCCCATCTTTTTGGAGTTGAGCTACTATGGCACCTCAGCCGAAGAAAGACCCATAGTTTTGGTAGGTCAAGGCTTGACTTATGATTGCGGAGGCATATGCTTGAAAGATAAACAGGATCTGTTTGAGATGAGAGGTGATGTCACAGGAGCAGCAGTAGTGGTGGCAGCCTGCAGAGCCATAGCCAGCCTAAGATTGCCG GTCAATATTCGTGGCCTTATACCTGTGTGCGAAAATGTTATGGGCTGCAATGCTTTCCGCCCCGGCGACACTGTACAAACCATGAACGGCAAGCACATCAAGATTCAAGGTACCGACCATGAAGATGTCTTGGTACTGGCCGATACCCTGCTCTATGCTCAGAATTTTTGTCCCAAGACCATAATTTCGGTGGGCACCACATCGCGCAGCATGCATCAGACCTTGGGTGAAGCAGCCTGTGGGGTATTCACCAATTCGGAAATTCTATGGCAACAAATCAAACATGCCAGCATGCATACGGGAGATCGTGTGTGGCGCCTTCCTCTGTGGTGGTACTTTACAAGTGAAATTACGGCAGGACAATCATCGGATGTTCAGAACTATGGTGTGGGTACGGGTGGACGTCCGTGCAAGGCAGCAGCTTTTCTAAGAGAATTTGTACCCTGCGGCCAGTGGATGCACATA GATGCCACAAATGTCATGACCACCAATGGTCGTTGTTTTGAATACTTGCGGCGTGGCATGGCTGGACGTCCGACTCGTACTTTGATCGAATTTATTGCCCAAAGCATTTGCAAGGATACAGCCCCAAAACCTCCACGTAAGGGAAAATAG